From the genome of Gracilinanus agilis isolate LMUSP501 unplaced genomic scaffold, AgileGrace unplaced_scaffold57088, whole genome shotgun sequence:
CCTCAGCCCCACTACCTCCTGCCTGACACCAACATATTACTCCACCAGATTGATATACTTGAGGATCCAGTCATCAGAAACGTAATCTTGCTACAAACAGTTCTCCAGGAGGTGAGGAATCAGAGTGCACCCATATATAAGAGAATCCGTGATTTGATAAGTGATCATACCAAGCATTTCTACACCTTCACCAATGAGCACCATAGAGAAACATATGTAGAACAAAAACAAGGGGAAAATGATAATGATCGGAATGATAGAGCTATCCGAGTGGCAGCAAAATGGTACAATGAAcacatgaagaaaatgacaacagaTGAGAATCATCCTCAAGTTATCTTCATAACaaatgacataaaaaataaagagaaggcaATAGAAGAGGGGGTCCCAGCTTATACATGTGAAGACTACATAAAAAGTTTAAAGGCAAACCCTGAACTGGTAGATCGTCTTGCTTGTCTATCTGATGAAGGGAATGAAATAGAAAGCCGAAAAGTACTATTTCCAGAGCATCTTCCCCTGAGTAAGTTACAGCAAGGCATAAAGTCTGGTGCATACCTTCAAGGAACATTCAGAGCAAGTAGAGAGAATTATCTTGAAGCCACAGTATGGCTTCATGGAGATGATGAAGAGAACGGAGAGATCATCCTCCAAGGACTTAGAAACTTGAATCGAGCTATTCATGAGGACATTGTAGCTGTAGAGCTTTTGCCCAAAACTCAGTGGGTAGCACCATCTTCTGTGGTCTTACAAGATGATGGACAAAAtggtgatgatgaagaagtaaaagaaaacactCTAAAAATTGCTGTGAATGAGAAAATGTTAAGACCTCCAGGAAGAGTGTTAGGTATAATAAAGAGGAACTGGAGGCCATTTTGTGGCATGCTTTCCAAGTCTGATATTAAGGAGTCAAGAAGGCATCTCTTTATACCTGCTGACAAGAGAATACCTCCAATTCGAATAGAAACAAGACAAGCTTCAACCTTAGAAGGACAAAGAATTATTGTTGCAATGGATGGTTGGCACAAGAATTCTAGATATCCTAATGGTCACTTTGTAAAAAATTTAGGTGCTGTTGGTGATAAAGAGACTGAAACACAAGTTCTTCTTCTTGAACATGATATTCCCCATCAGCCTTTCTTTCAGGCTGTTCTTAGTTTCCTGCCAAAGATGCCTTGGAACATCACTGAAGAGGAcatgaaaaatagagaagatcTGAGACATCTTTGTGTTTGTAGTGTGGATCCTCCAAAGTGTACTGATATAGATGATGCTTTACATTATCGAGAACTAGAAAATGGACATCTAGAGGTTGGTGTTCACATTGCAGATGTTAGCCACTTCATTCGACCAGGAAATGCTTTGGATCAAGAGTCAGCTAAGAGAGGAACAACTGTATATCTTTgtgaaaaaagaattgatatgGTGCCAGAATTGCTGAGCTCTAATTTATGCTCTTTGAGATCGAATGTGGACAGACTTGCCTTTtcatgtatttgggaaatgaatcacaatgctgaaattttaaaaacaagatttaCAAAAAGTGCAATTAATTCAAAGGCCTCACTTACATATGCAGAAGCTCAAATGAGAATTGATTCAGCAAACATGAATGATGATATCACCACTAGTCTCCGTGGACTAAATAAACTAGCAAAAATTCTGAAGAGGCGGAGAATCGATGCAGGAGCTTTGATACTTTCTTCTCCGGAAGTTCGATTTCATGTGGATAGTGAAACTCATGACCCTATAGATCTTCAGACAAAGGAACTTAGAGAAACAAATTCCATGGTGGAGGAATTTATGTTGCTTGCCAATGTTTCTGTTGCAAAGAAAATCCATGAAGAATTTTCTGAAAATGCCTTGCTCAGAAAACATCCTGCTCCTCCTCCGTCAAATTACGAAGTTCTTGTGAAGGCAGCAAAATCCAAGAATTTGGATTTTAAGACTGATTCAGCAAAGGCTTTGGCTGACTCATTAGTTCAAGTAGAATCTCCTGATTTTCCATATCTAAACACACTCTTCAGGATATTAACTACTCGCTGTATGATGCAGGCAGTTTACTTCTGCTCTGGAATGGATAATGATTTTCATCACTATGGCTTAGCATCAccaatatatacacattttactTCACCCATCAGAAGATACGCAGATATAATTGTCCATCGGCTTTTGGCAGGAGCTATAGGAGCAGATTCCACTTATCCAGATCTGACAAACAAGCACAAACTAGCAGATTTATGCAAAAATCTCAATTTCAGACACAAAATGGCACAATATGCACAGCGAGCATCTGTTACATTTCATACACAGTtgttcttcaaaaataaaggaatagTGAACGAAGAAGCCTATATTTTGTTTGTAAGGAAGAGTGCTATTGTGGTATTAATTCCAAAATATGGTTTAGAAGGAACAGTATTTTTTGAGGAAAAAGACAAACCAAAGCCAAGACTTACTTATGATGAGGAGATGCCCTCACTAAAAGTAGAAGATACAGAATTTCATATTTTTGATAAAGTTAAAGTGAAAATCACCTTAGACTCATCCAATCTTCAGCATCAGAAAATTCATATGTCCCTGCTAGAACCCCAGATACCAGGAGTAAATGTTCCTACCCATTCTACAAGCTCGAACACTGATGaaccagaaaaaaagaggagaaagctaGAAAATTAGCTGTATGTAATGTCAAAGAGACTCttaaaaattgatttccttttgtaATATTGAGGAAGAACACTGGCAAGtttcatgtttaaaaatattgagtGCAAATTTAATTTGTTGCTTTTAAAGTGCatcttaatcatttaaaaatggcATTTTTATTAAACAATTGTCTTCAAGTCTTTCtcatcaaaaaaaaaggaaatgtgactTTAAAAGTGTTGTCTATTACATAAAACAGTTGACTCTCACTTATTGTAAAGTGAAGATTTTTCTGCTGCACGTAAAGtggaacaagcagttttcagtaTGCATCATTAGATAATAAAGTCTTTTgagaacaagggggaaaaaagattgtCATTGAGCATCCAATGCCTCTTCCTTTTGTGCCAAAACTCCCTCACTACCAAGGTTTCCTTTTCCATCCTGTTGTAAGGAGCACATTCACAATATTCTTGATGTTCCCATCTTGTTTCTCAGTCATTTTCTAGGGACCTAGACTAAGATCAGTTTACCTTACATCTAGAACCTAAAGACTCAGTCTACCAGAAAAGATACCTACGTAAGGATGCCCTACAGGTCAGGTAGAAAGATTCCTCCATTGAATCCCTCCACTGCAAAGCTGAAGGGAATTAACAGCTGGATACATCTGTCTCACCTAAAGAAGGCCCCGACATCTCAAGTGGACATCCCAGCCAACTACTGGTgatctcaagggaaaaaaaaagacaaacagcaGTAAGAACACTCCCTTAAATAGATCACTCTCTTTAGATGTGGGCTGAGTCCCCTGTGTTACATGACTAAATCCCCACTGGATCTCCCATAGCACGAACCCATACTAGCTACAGAACTTGACTTTGTTGTTAATGCATTGCTTCCTATACATGGTCATCACCATCTTATTCACCAGCTTGATCTTCTGGTCTTAGTTGCcctctttgttccctttctatcTTAAGCCACTCCAACCAATTCTTCATCTGTGGCTTTCAGCAGGTTGTATCCTTCTGCAGAGCTTAATTCCCACTGGGTCTGTGCCCATAACAGAATTTCTAGTCTGAAATCACTTATCCATCCCCATTGATCTAAGCAAGTGGGCTAACCTAATAGCCAACTAGGTAGCACCTACTGGAGGCTTTCTTTACCATTCCTTTCTTGGAGTTGTCATACCCTCCCCCTCAATCCCAACTACCAGTGGATTTGGACCTCTAATTTCTTGCTTTGCATATGGTCTCCTTCCCTGAATATTCTCTTGGCCCTTTagaaaaatctttagaaaaagtCCCTTCaaagttttgtcattttactCCTTACTTTTATTGCACCACTAGTCCTCTGTAACCCATTAAGGAATCCATTTGCAATCCCACTTTCCATGATGGGTTCCTATGGAAGGCTTCTTCCTGACAAGTATTACCCTGGACCATGTCTCCAGTTTCATCCTCTTCCAGATGACCCATCCACAGTCAAACCTAACCAACTCTTCTTGCTTGAACCCCATTTAAGTGTACCACTCATCCTGCTTCCTCCTTGTGCCCAAAGTCTCTGTGGCCTCATGTTTTACATTACTGCCCCTCAACCATTTCAAGATCATCCAAGTCTCCTCTATaaggaaattttaggataagaaattttctacctcccagaatccagacaacaaacctgtttggaaaagacgccatgaagatgcctacagagACCACAAACTGCATCAAGAAAATCCATAGTGAACTTTAGGATGTGAAATTGAACTATAGGGgattgaaagcatttgttttcaatgtatACTTTTTATGTCagaggggactgcccccaaattggctttttgttaatgtagcaatcattgattttgttcttttttccccttttacccacaaattattgcaatttatatcttgattatgtttttatgatccactggggagactggtctcccagaGGATCACAGGGGAGTATTTATAAATGGAGGTTTTGAACCTttgacttcatcccccataagtcccttagttttcccaaaattccttttaatctctcctgagcctccacgtttgtgtggtcactttattattttatatttggctgtacctcctccctctttctttcttatgTTCCTGGGAGTGGgttggttagtaaccttttagttaggtctctgttcatttattattaataaaatattcataaatataatatttagtattttgcatattaatttgaATCTCAACATTTTTCCATGGACCTGGTATTAATTGCCACAGTGGTACATGGAAAGCGCTACCCTGTTAGCACAAATTTTGGCCCAACATACAGATAATATTCAATTTAAATATTGTCATACAATTAAAGTAAAGTTTTTAATCATCAAATATACCAATCCATGCATAAAAACGCTTACTTTGGCACCCAGGGAATTGTAGACTCTGTGAAAAGAGTACGGATAGACCCTAGTATAACTACTATAGACTCTAAAGTATGTACAGCTTGCCCTGcatgccaagcatataaccaacccGCCTTTAATGTCAAAGCATTTGGCGGGTGCCCCTTGGCTTATACACCTTTTGTACACCTGCAAATAGATTTCATAACTATGCCAAAGGCTGGGCATTATAAATTTTAGTCTCATCATAGTAGATCAACTGACCAtatggcctgaagcatttcctatttcctgagcctcagtagcttttgttgccaaggtactctgaaaagagattattccttATTTTGGCCTGCCTACACATATTGTTTCCAACAGAGGAAAATTTTACCAACTCAGTTTTATCTCAGGTTTATTCCtctttggggataactcccaaatttcgtgtaccatatcatccccagatttcaggccaagttgaaagaataaaCAAAGAGCTCAAAGCTATGATTGGCGAGCTATGCACTGAAATGCATCTAAAATGGCCTAAAGCTCTCCCCTCTagttttattttatctctgaAGCAGGTCTAaaggagatctacacatctcaccatttaagatgctttttggacacccTCCTATACAAGCTAAACCTTTTCCTCCTGCACATACATCATTATTAGGGAGAGATACTcctattgttatatatatatacaagaatTGCAGAACAAATTTTGTGAACTCTATGAATCCAGAGCTACAGTACAAGCAGGGcctatagacttttcacttcatgacctaaaCCCAGGAGACAAGTTCTACATAAAGAACTTCTAGCATACTGAGGCAACTTAACCTTCTTGAGAAGGTCTGTTTCGAAAACTGTC
Proteins encoded in this window:
- the LOC123256216 gene encoding exosome complex exonuclease RRP44-like, with the protein product MVKSRTFLKKTRAGRVLKIVREHYLRDDIGCGTSGCTECWGAQEGQALESWPCNPQSSLCPQPHYLLPDTNILLHQIDILEDPVIRNVILLQTVLQEVRNQSAPIYKRIRDLISDHTKHFYTFTNEHHRETYVEQKQGENDNDRNDRAIRVAAKWYNEHMKKMTTDENHPQVIFITNDIKNKEKAIEEGVPAYTCEDYIKSLKANPELVDRLACLSDEGNEIESRKVLFPEHLPLSKLQQGIKSGAYLQGTFRASRENYLEATVWLHGDDEENGEIILQGLRNLNRAIHEDIVAVELLPKTQWVAPSSVVLQDDGQNGDDEEVKENTLKIAVNEKMLRPPGRVLGIIKRNWRPFCGMLSKSDIKESRRHLFIPADKRIPPIRIETRQASTLEGQRIIVAMDGWHKNSRYPNGHFVKNLGAVGDKETETQVLLLEHDIPHQPFFQAVLSFLPKMPWNITEEDMKNREDLRHLCVCSVDPPKCTDIDDALHYRELENGHLEVGVHIADVSHFIRPGNALDQESAKRGTTVYLCEKRIDMVPELLSSNLCSLRSNVDRLAFSCIWEMNHNAEILKTRFTKSAINSKASLTYAEAQMRIDSANMNDDITTSLRGLNKLAKILKRRRIDAGALILSSPEVRFHVDSETHDPIDLQTKELRETNSMVEEFMLLANVSVAKKIHEEFSENALLRKHPAPPPSNYEVLVKAAKSKNLDFKTDSAKALADSLVQVESPDFPYLNTLFRILTTRCMMQAVYFCSGMDNDFHHYGLASPIYTHFTSPIRRYADIIVHRLLAGAIGADSTYPDLTNKHKLADLCKNLNFRHKMAQYAQRASVTFHTQLFFKNKGIVNEEAYILFVRKSAIVVLIPKYGLEGTVFFEEKDKPKPRLTYDEEMPSLKVEDTEFHIFDKVKVKITLDSSNLQHQKIHMSLLEPQIPGVNVPTHSTSSNTDEPEKKRRKLEN